In Fervidobacterium nodosum Rt17-B1, one genomic interval encodes:
- the pyrF gene encoding orotidine-5'-phosphate decarboxylase: MGEKLENFETKLYVKTEPVLSLDMEEPIEFIKKYGSFDYVKVGHNLAVNGKKVIDTLYEMGYKVILDLKFSDIPSTVARSIKSWDHPGIVGFTVHANAGIEAVRAALESTDKHIFSVIKLTSLPGKLEDFKLIIIGLSRLGSSFVLPGTWAVVMRKFIGGKILVPGIRMQQGKDDQKDVVSLWDILGIADFAVIGREVYKSNDPEGKIREIKEKVKIWKE, encoded by the coding sequence ATGGGGGAAAAGCTTGAAAATTTTGAGACGAAGCTGTACGTTAAGACCGAACCTGTGCTAAGTTTGGATATGGAAGAACCTATTGAGTTTATAAAAAAATATGGAAGTTTTGATTACGTAAAAGTTGGACATAACCTTGCAGTGAACGGTAAAAAAGTTATCGATACATTGTACGAAATGGGTTATAAGGTTATATTAGATTTGAAATTTTCAGATATTCCCTCGACTGTCGCTAGATCGATAAAATCTTGGGACCATCCTGGAATAGTTGGCTTTACCGTACATGCGAATGCCGGAATAGAGGCTGTCCGCGCAGCGCTTGAATCAACTGATAAACATATCTTTTCGGTTATTAAACTTACGTCACTGCCCGGAAAATTAGAAGATTTTAAACTGATTATCATCGGACTTTCGAGATTAGGTTCATCATTTGTCTTACCTGGTACTTGGGCTGTTGTTATGAGAAAATTCATAGGTGGAAAGATTCTTGTACCTGGTATAAGGATGCAGCAGGGGAAAGATGATCAAAAAGATGTTGTGAGTTTGTGGGATATACTTGGTATAGCTGATTTTGCAGTCATAGGTAGGGAAGTCTATAAGTCGAATGACCCTGAAGGAAAAATTAGGGAGATTAAAGAGAAGGTGAAAATATGGAAAGAGTAA
- a CDS encoding HisA/HisF-related TIM barrel protein yields the protein MSIRKLNLRSPLIIASGPGGFGEYLKIEGIEWNKLGAYTSKTVTYKPKEGNRPPRMYAKGGYLINRIGLENPGVHSFIKSLENGEYDELFDKVPVILSLGGDFFEEYLSITKIIKPYTSKFIAVEYNFSCPNVKRGGLSIMSDIGEWKNLLKEIRTEVPDVFLIAKLGIEGGFVEENAAIVKDTGWDGVTVINTIRGLMFNDEGEMILGGLSGPNLLPIALRAVYEVRKRLSDIFIIASGGVYKREDVELFLKLGADAVSVGSALFKNEKVLNELL from the coding sequence ATGTCTATAAGGAAATTAAATCTTAGGAGCCCACTGATAATAGCTTCCGGACCAGGTGGATTTGGGGAGTACTTAAAAATCGAAGGTATCGAATGGAATAAATTAGGAGCTTATACATCGAAAACTGTAACTTATAAACCTAAAGAAGGGAATAGGCCACCTCGCATGTATGCAAAAGGTGGTTATTTGATAAATAGAATAGGTTTAGAAAATCCCGGTGTGCATTCTTTTATCAAATCTCTTGAGAATGGAGAATACGATGAGTTATTTGATAAAGTGCCTGTGATTTTAAGTTTAGGTGGTGATTTCTTCGAGGAATATTTATCGATTACAAAGATAATAAAGCCTTATACTAGTAAATTTATAGCTGTTGAATATAACTTCTCTTGCCCAAACGTAAAACGTGGCGGGCTTTCGATAATGTCAGATATAGGTGAGTGGAAAAATTTATTGAAAGAAATTAGAACAGAAGTACCTGATGTATTTCTCATAGCTAAATTGGGTATCGAAGGAGGTTTTGTGGAGGAAAACGCGGCAATTGTAAAAGATACTGGTTGGGATGGAGTGACGGTTATAAACACAATTAGAGGACTTATGTTTAACGATGAAGGTGAGATGATTTTAGGAGGGCTTTCCGGTCCAAATCTTCTTCCTATAGCTTTAAGAGCAGTTTATGAAGTACGAAAGAGATTGAGTGATATTTTTATCATCGCTTCAGGCGGTGTTTATAAACGCGAAGATGTTGAATTATTTTTAAAATTGGGTGCGGATGCTGTAAGTGTTGGAAGCGCTTTGTTCAAAAATGAAAAGGTTTTGAATGAACTCTTATAA
- a CDS encoding oxidoreductase, with translation MGNLSNKSSEKIKSYKLSKKEVFQITADTYLIVFEGGSFDFDCGQFCMIDVDSYGLTRKPFTLGKFEGNLAISVKIVGDGTRYIVETNELIDILAPLGNPFMPGEPERARESNGVVVVAPSCFAEGYFISQKFNVPLYVTSKTPFSEKFVEKFRDKNMEFIVGDSEFLGLTERLNDSDFDWIFVSGSKNMEKIAVKNLYKKIVYISLNEYMGCGIGACKSCAVESKYGIKHVCTDGPVFRGDEVCL, from the coding sequence ATGGGGAATTTATCGAATAAATCAAGTGAAAAGATTAAAAGTTATAAACTATCGAAGAAGGAAGTTTTTCAAATCACAGCTGATACCTATTTGATAGTTTTTGAAGGTGGAAGTTTCGATTTTGATTGTGGTCAATTTTGTATGATTGATGTTGATTCATACGGACTTACAAGAAAACCATTTACTTTGGGAAAATTTGAAGGTAACTTGGCAATTTCTGTAAAAATAGTTGGTGATGGAACAAGGTATATTGTTGAAACAAATGAATTGATAGATATCCTTGCGCCGTTAGGTAATCCATTTATGCCAGGAGAACCAGAAAGAGCAAGAGAAAGCAATGGAGTGGTTGTTGTCGCTCCTTCGTGTTTTGCTGAAGGATATTTTATTTCTCAAAAATTTAATGTGCCACTTTACGTGACTTCAAAAACGCCTTTTTCTGAAAAATTCGTTGAAAAGTTTAGAGATAAAAATATGGAATTTATAGTTGGAGATAGTGAATTTTTGGGTTTGACAGAAAGACTAAACGATTCTGATTTTGATTGGATTTTTGTTTCAGGTTCAAAAAATATGGAAAAGATAGCGGTTAAAAATTTGTATAAGAAAATAGTTTACATTTCTCTTAATGAATATATGGGATGCGGAATTGGTGCTTGCAAGAGTTGTGCGGTGGAAAGTAAATATGGAATAAAACATGTTTGCACAGATGGACCTGTGTTTCGGGGTGATGAAGTATGTCTATAA
- a CDS encoding dihydroorotase, with protein sequence MESLKVYNIYKGKIEDFELKDIELDFPENPATTNGLLLSPPFVDLHTHVRLIDGEDYDSLTKAAVVGGFLIVNLQPNTKPVIDSLDVLNEHIKLSEDKIVLYNYTVSLFGKVEDLYDANSQFGEKITGYSTDGIYYYSEDLVDGFKNKKPYLLFDHSQLHELSGDFYIGTNLPNSIRTYSNESIAIFRTVMTGIEFGFNKFHIQHVSTLQSIEVITYLKKYAQITCEVTPHHVFFTPDMISSPNQKINPPISKYRDELIKAVRSGIIDTFATDHAPHPEKPVRYEDAPYGSSHIEVAFSVYLTIFEDIELVLKNLTVKPLKILGKSYADFNMNFPSDAVLIDTKAEYIVDGNNFYSKGKNCAFNGYKVKGKVLGVRRNGRWVYWDGEFIE encoded by the coding sequence GTGGAAAGCTTAAAAGTTTACAACATTTACAAAGGTAAGATAGAAGATTTTGAACTAAAAGATATCGAACTTGATTTTCCCGAGAATCCGGCAACTACCAATGGACTTTTGCTTTCACCACCGTTTGTTGATCTGCATACACATGTTAGACTTATTGATGGGGAAGATTATGATTCTTTAACAAAAGCAGCTGTTGTAGGAGGATTTCTTATTGTAAATTTGCAACCAAATACAAAACCTGTTATAGATTCTTTGGATGTTTTGAATGAACATATTAAATTATCAGAAGATAAAATTGTTCTTTATAATTACACAGTTAGTTTATTTGGAAAAGTCGAGGATTTATATGACGCAAATAGTCAATTCGGTGAAAAGATCACTGGATATTCAACAGATGGCATATACTATTATTCGGAAGATTTGGTAGATGGATTTAAGAATAAAAAGCCATATTTACTCTTTGACCACTCTCAATTACATGAGCTTTCAGGAGATTTTTATATTGGCACAAACCTTCCTAATAGTATTCGAACTTACTCCAACGAATCGATAGCTATATTTAGAACAGTAATGACAGGTATAGAATTTGGTTTTAACAAGTTTCATATCCAGCATGTTTCAACTCTTCAATCGATAGAAGTAATCACTTACCTTAAAAAATATGCTCAAATAACTTGCGAAGTTACACCTCACCACGTATTCTTCACACCTGATATGATTTCCAGTCCAAATCAAAAGATAAATCCACCAATATCCAAATATAGAGATGAACTTATTAAGGCTGTTAGAAGTGGAATTATCGATACTTTTGCGACAGATCATGCTCCTCATCCAGAAAAGCCGGTAAGATACGAAGACGCACCTTATGGGAGTTCGCATATAGAAGTTGCCTTTTCAGTTTATTTAACGATTTTTGAAGATATAGAGTTGGTTTTGAAAAATTTGACTGTGAAACCTTTGAAGATTTTAGGCAAAAGTTATGCTGACTTTAATATGAATTTTCCAAGCGATGCAGTTCTTATAGATACAAAAGCTGAATATATCGTTGATGGAAATAACTTTTATAGCAAAGGTAAAAATTGTGCGTTTAATGGATACAAAGTTAAAGGAAAAGTACTTGGAGTAAGAAGAAACGGAAGGTGGGTGTATTGGGATGGGGAATTTATCGAATAA
- a CDS encoding PLP-dependent cysteine synthase family protein, with protein MLSYLSKISSIRIGKTPLIYIDKYGIYAKFERNNPIGSVKDRPVYFMIRDAIKSGKINENTVFVEPTSGNTGIALAWLGARLGLKVILTMPESVSVERMNMLKALGADLILVENMTKAVEKALEIVSERSAFMPNQFENPANSLAHEITTGPEILEEMNFLVDAFVAGVGTGGTITGVGRVLKRLLKENVKVCALEPLQSPVLTNGISGKHRIQGIAPGFVPKILDRQLIDEIKLIVDEEALNMMKILWKEGLFVGVSSAANLLGAIYIKEKYKFERVVTIFPDDGTKYLSLIQ; from the coding sequence TTGTTGAGTTATTTAAGTAAGATTTCAAGTATAAGAATTGGCAAAACACCCTTGATATACATCGATAAGTATGGAATATATGCAAAGTTTGAAAGAAACAACCCTATTGGGAGTGTTAAGGATAGGCCTGTTTATTTTATGATTCGTGATGCTATTAAATCCGGAAAGATAAATGAAAATACTGTATTTGTGGAACCAACTAGTGGGAATACAGGTATTGCACTTGCTTGGCTAGGAGCACGGTTAGGACTCAAAGTTATTCTTACAATGCCAGAGAGTGTTTCAGTTGAAAGAATGAATATGTTAAAAGCTTTGGGCGCTGATTTAATTCTTGTTGAAAATATGACTAAAGCAGTCGAAAAGGCACTGGAAATCGTTTCAGAAAGAAGTGCGTTTATGCCTAATCAATTTGAAAATCCAGCTAATTCTCTTGCACATGAAATAACAACAGGACCGGAAATTTTGGAAGAGATGAACTTTTTAGTTGATGCATTTGTTGCAGGAGTTGGGACAGGTGGTACTATAACCGGTGTAGGAAGAGTTTTAAAAAGATTACTTAAAGAGAATGTAAAAGTCTGTGCTTTAGAGCCATTGCAGTCTCCGGTACTAACTAATGGTATTTCTGGAAAACATAGAATTCAAGGTATAGCTCCTGGGTTTGTACCAAAGATATTAGATAGGCAGTTGATAGATGAAATTAAACTAATTGTCGATGAAGAAGCTTTAAATATGATGAAAATACTTTGGAAAGAGGGATTATTTGTGGGGGTATCTTCAGCTGCCAATCTTTTGGGAGCAATTTATATCAAAGAAAAGTATAAATTTGAAAGAGTTGTAACCATTTTTCCAGATGATGGGACCAAGTACCTTTCTTTAATTCAGTAA
- the epsC gene encoding serine O-acetyltransferase EpsC, translating to MFQVGVLNTKVIFGKKIINLFKEFSSLRNTLREDREALKKFDPSFEVWYQYWFHAGYKSLRLYRISKAFYDSGFKFLGYLFYHLNRVIYSVDIHPAAKIAPGVVIDHGTGIVIGSTAEVGRWTVIYHGVTLGAKYIMSGKRHPTIGENVILGAGCKVLGPIYVGNNTKVGANSVVLHNVPDNSTVVGIPAKIVNSSKAKSNLEDDSVCRKEIDKFELTYTF from the coding sequence ATGTTTCAAGTAGGCGTTTTAAATACCAAAGTGATTTTTGGCAAAAAAATTATAAATCTTTTCAAAGAATTTTCAAGTCTTAGAAATACACTTAGAGAAGACAGAGAAGCTTTGAAAAAATTTGATCCTTCTTTTGAAGTTTGGTATCAATACTGGTTTCACGCAGGGTACAAATCTTTAAGGCTTTACAGAATTTCCAAAGCATTTTATGACTCAGGGTTTAAATTTTTAGGTTATCTTTTTTATCATTTAAATCGTGTTATTTATTCAGTGGACATCCATCCTGCCGCAAAGATTGCTCCCGGAGTTGTAATTGACCACGGAACAGGAATTGTAATTGGTTCAACTGCCGAAGTGGGAAGATGGACTGTTATATACCATGGTGTAACTTTAGGTGCGAAGTATATAATGTCTGGTAAAAGACATCCAACTATTGGAGAAAATGTTATATTAGGTGCTGGATGTAAGGTTTTAGGACCTATATACGTTGGTAATAATACAAAAGTTGGAGCAAATTCAGTTGTACTGCACAATGTACCAGATAATTCTACAGTTGTTGGAATTCCAGCTAAAATTGTCAATTCGAGTAAAGCAAAATCCAATTTAGAAGATGATTCAGTTTGTCGGAAAGAGATAGATAAGTTTGAATTGACATATACGTTTTAA
- a CDS encoding Fur family transcriptional regulator: MNVTELLKEKGVKPTVHRVEILDYLMSTYSHPTADEIYYHFKKGQKLAVISRATVYNTLKALADAGLISIIITPDAIRYDFVRKKHHHFYCTNCKTIYDVELEVELPEIKSIDNHEVHHVQLTLVGICEKCKTNQEI, translated from the coding sequence GTGAACGTTACCGAACTGTTAAAGGAAAAGGGAGTTAAGCCAACTGTACACAGAGTTGAGATTCTTGATTATCTTATGAGCACTTATTCACATCCAACAGCTGATGAAATATACTATCATTTCAAGAAAGGACAAAAACTTGCTGTTATATCTAGGGCAACTGTATATAACACTTTAAAAGCACTTGCAGATGCCGGTTTGATTTCTATTATAATCACACCAGATGCAATAAGATACGACTTTGTAAGAAAAAAACATCATCACTTTTACTGCACCAACTGTAAAACAATTTACGACGTTGAGTTAGAAGTCGAATTGCCAGAAATTAAATCAATAGACAATCATGAAGTTCATCATGTCCAATTAACGTTAGTTGGAATATGTGAAAAATGTAAAACAAATCAAGAAATTTAA
- a CDS encoding rubrerythrin family protein, with protein MREMTKKFLEDAFAGESMAHMKYLIFADEAEKKGLKKLANAFRAIAYAEFVHARNHFRALKKLGDTPDNIKSCIAGETFEIEEMYPVYKETAKLQEEKEAQISTHYALEAEKIHAEMYKKALNLVNEGQDYDAEKIYICPVCGYTAEDVAPEKCPVCGAPKSAFVEF; from the coding sequence ATGAGGGAGATGACAAAGAAGTTTTTAGAAGATGCATTTGCGGGTGAATCGATGGCTCACATGAAGTATCTTATATTCGCCGACGAAGCTGAGAAAAAAGGACTCAAAAAATTAGCGAATGCTTTTAGAGCAATAGCTTACGCTGAATTTGTACACGCAAGAAACCACTTCAGAGCTCTTAAGAAACTCGGTGATACGCCTGATAACATTAAATCGTGCATAGCTGGTGAAACATTTGAAATTGAAGAGATGTACCCAGTTTATAAAGAAACAGCTAAGCTTCAAGAAGAAAAAGAAGCGCAGATAAGCACACATTATGCACTTGAAGCTGAAAAGATCCACGCAGAGATGTACAAAAAAGCATTGAACCTTGTAAATGAAGGGCAAGATTACGATGCTGAAAAGATTTACATTTGTCCAGTTTGTGGTTATACGGCAGAAGATGTCGCACCAGAAAAATGTCCAGTTTGCGGTGCTCCAAAATCTGCTTTCGTTGAATTTTAA
- a CDS encoding class II SORL domain-containing protein has product MLGEYIKSGDFKGEKHVPVIEAPDTVKKNEWFEVEVSVGKEIPHPNLVEHHIAWIELYAMPEGAPYILRIGRYEFSPTLEEPVIKAKIKLEKNSKLIALSYCNIHGLWEGSKDVKVEE; this is encoded by the coding sequence ATGTTAGGTGAATACATAAAAAGCGGTGATTTTAAAGGTGAAAAGCACGTCCCAGTTATAGAGGCACCTGATACAGTTAAGAAAAACGAATGGTTTGAAGTTGAGGTCAGTGTTGGAAAAGAAATTCCGCATCCAAACCTTGTAGAGCATCATATTGCATGGATTGAACTCTACGCAATGCCAGAAGGTGCTCCGTATATTCTTAGAATAGGAAGATATGAATTTTCACCAACACTAGAAGAACCTGTTATAAAGGCAAAGATTAAACTTGAAAAGAATTCAAAACTCATCGCGTTGTCTTACTGTAATATCCATGGCCTTTGGGAAGGTTCAAAGGATGTAAAAGTCGAAGAGTAA
- a CDS encoding DUF554 domain-containing protein, translating to MREFLPAFVNFIAVIVGSFLGILFKKGISESYRKILFIAVGLSTIGIGIKMILDVNNFLIVLFSMVLGGVIGEALNIEGFLSKIGDAMREGDFSTGFVTASLLFLVGPMTIVGSITAGLKGDGTIIYTKSLLDFVSSIVLASTYGLGVMVSAVSVLVVQGTITLFASKLSFLTQPLYLNDLIAIGGLLVIGIGLRILEIKDTKVGNFLPALFIEPIIVALVSLFK from the coding sequence TTGAGAGAATTTCTTCCAGCTTTTGTCAATTTTATAGCGGTTATAGTCGGGAGTTTTTTGGGAATATTGTTTAAAAAAGGTATTTCTGAAAGTTATCGGAAAATTTTGTTTATTGCAGTAGGTTTATCAACAATCGGAATAGGTATAAAGATGATTTTGGATGTCAATAATTTTCTTATCGTTTTGTTTTCTATGGTTTTAGGTGGAGTAATTGGTGAAGCGCTTAATATTGAAGGATTTTTAAGTAAAATTGGTGACGCGATGAGAGAGGGGGATTTCTCAACAGGTTTTGTTACAGCTTCTCTTTTGTTTTTAGTTGGTCCAATGACTATCGTTGGGTCAATAACAGCTGGTTTGAAAGGTGATGGTACGATAATTTATACAAAATCATTGTTAGATTTTGTTTCTTCGATAGTTTTGGCTTCAACTTACGGATTAGGTGTTATGGTTTCAGCTGTAAGTGTATTGGTTGTTCAGGGTACGATTACGCTTTTTGCAAGTAAACTTTCATTTTTAACTCAACCACTTTATTTAAACGATTTAATTGCAATAGGTGGTTTGTTGGTTATTGGTATAGGTTTAAGGATATTAGAAATCAAAGATACAAAGGTTGGTAACTTTTTACCTGCGCTTTTTATAGAACCAATTATTGTTGCTTTGGTAAGTTTGTTTAAATAA
- a CDS encoding NAD(P)-dependent malic enzyme — protein MDAIQLHEVLNGKYRIIPTIEITEENLKLLYTPGVADVAKLCAENPEKTFIYTRRKHTIAVLSDGSTVLGLGNIGPYGALPVMEGKAVLFKQFGDLDAFPICIDTQDVEQIINIVKVLEPSFGGINLEDISAPRCFEVLERLNNEMNIPVFHDDQQGTAVVVIAGLLNALKLAEKKIDEVKIVVNGIGAAGYNIVKLLIEIGAKHIVPCDINGIINRKTALHKYHLEVSELTGNLNNSGNLKDAIIDADVFIGVSKGGILKGSDIRKMSKKPIIFALANPVPEIFPDEAYEDGAFIVATGRSDFPNQVNNLLAFPGIMKVAVEKQVKITKEMLIRAAEILSNVIEPKKECILPKATDRRVHDELYYGLLQFVNSII, from the coding sequence ATGGACGCAATTCAACTTCACGAAGTTTTAAATGGAAAATACAGGATAATACCCACTATTGAAATTACAGAGGAGAACCTAAAATTATTATACACTCCAGGAGTTGCAGATGTTGCGAAATTGTGCGCAGAGAACCCAGAAAAAACTTTTATATACACTAGAAGGAAGCATACCATAGCCGTACTAAGCGATGGGAGTACGGTACTTGGTTTGGGTAATATTGGCCCATACGGAGCCTTGCCAGTAATGGAAGGAAAAGCGGTATTATTTAAACAATTTGGAGATTTAGACGCGTTCCCAATTTGTATAGATACCCAAGATGTTGAGCAAATAATTAATATAGTAAAAGTGCTTGAACCTTCGTTTGGTGGAATAAATCTAGAAGATATATCTGCGCCAAGGTGTTTTGAAGTACTTGAAAGATTGAATAATGAAATGAATATCCCCGTATTTCATGATGATCAACAAGGTACCGCTGTAGTTGTTATAGCTGGGTTATTGAATGCTTTAAAATTAGCTGAAAAGAAAATTGATGAGGTCAAGATTGTTGTCAATGGAATAGGCGCCGCTGGTTACAATATCGTTAAATTGCTAATTGAAATAGGGGCTAAACATATTGTACCTTGCGATATAAATGGTATAATAAACAGAAAAACAGCTTTGCATAAGTATCATTTGGAGGTAAGTGAATTAACCGGTAATCTCAATAATTCAGGTAATTTAAAAGATGCTATCATCGATGCGGATGTCTTTATAGGCGTATCAAAAGGTGGTATATTGAAAGGTTCCGATATAAGAAAGATGAGCAAAAAACCGATAATTTTTGCTCTAGCGAACCCTGTACCAGAGATTTTTCCAGATGAAGCGTATGAAGACGGTGCATTCATAGTTGCGACAGGTAGATCAGACTTTCCAAACCAGGTTAACAATTTACTTGCTTTTCCTGGTATAATGAAAGTGGCTGTTGAAAAACAGGTAAAGATTACTAAAGAAATGTTGATAAGAGCAGCTGAAATTTTGTCAAATGTTATAGAGCCAAAAAAAGAGTGTATATTACCAAAGGCAACAGATAGAAGAGTTCATGATGAACTTTATTATGGGCTCTTACAATTTGTTAATTCAATAATTTGA
- a CDS encoding sensor domain-containing protein, whose protein sequence is MNNYIVFSIYFSVIISIVNFIYSLNKKISNSCKAIPILNLSLVLFSILELLKLENNSSIFGIFQNGILAFLPVLFTTFILKFHSEIIPRKIILSYSIPIIYIILKFTKVFKNIPYNYYLFASLLIIYITFFPTKKSMDYIRIRYLNSNIITIFFASIFFYVFIFIFYKNHPVLSISLSFVMIVIQSIIINRKLTDHPIDNLIKSIEQANTIFVLLDEDDNVLYINEAGLKFIGLSRDEIIGKKNEEIIKITKTSNHLIEKNGKTYRFSLQETNAGKVLIINDITSGNKSFSSIDILSNLFDSLFDNVPDGVVIIKEDGTILKCNRQFLEMFGYSKDEVIGEIIDNLIVPEDLSNEPKLLRELVKNQKTLRVETIRKRKDGKKIEVRLTVAKIKNNNTNNNDKAEDLIYAFYTDITSEKEALNIVRNTLQKDMLTGLYTRSYFLRRLTSLSEFSLIGDHHGIILIDIDNFSQINILKNHAFGDEILRQVALRIKNSLREGDIISRPYADEFWIIIEKAGKNYQQAREVINNIVSKIFNEISKPYYIDGEVIELKFSSGLHVFSIIDNADEVMRKANLALKRAKSSKDKIIFYNILIDNELQEKSTKERDLREAFHNRELKIFLQPICKYDKTIVGAEALLRWVKKDGSVLPPIEFIQLLEENGMIVSVGEEILRQVCEVLSENNELKFIDINVSPVQLRDEKMAERFFNIVSSYEIDPSKIVIEITENILIDMNDIVKNNIDKLLKYGFELCIDDFGTGYSSLAYLTLLPLKKIKIDKSFVFRLPDDRKSIKLLEAIYNIAKAFQLEAIPEGVENEKQLEILSMIGYKLFQGFFFGKPVPTYEFLKRLTKE, encoded by the coding sequence TTGAACAATTACATTGTTTTTTCCATTTATTTCTCGGTAATTATATCCATTGTTAACTTTATTTATTCTTTAAATAAAAAGATTAGTAATTCATGCAAAGCAATACCAATATTGAATTTATCATTGGTTCTTTTCTCTATTTTGGAACTGTTAAAATTAGAAAATAATTCATCAATTTTTGGAATATTCCAGAACGGAATATTGGCTTTCTTACCAGTCTTATTCACGACTTTCATTTTGAAGTTCCATTCAGAAATTATTCCTAGAAAGATTATTTTGTCTTACTCTATACCTATTATATACATTATTCTAAAATTTACAAAAGTATTCAAAAATATACCATATAATTATTATCTTTTTGCCTCTCTTTTGATTATATATATAACATTTTTCCCAACAAAAAAATCCATGGATTATATTAGAATAAGATATCTTAACAGCAATATTATAACAATTTTCTTCGCAAGTATCTTTTTCTACGTGTTTATATTCATATTTTATAAAAATCATCCAGTTCTTTCTATTAGCCTCTCATTTGTAATGATTGTTATTCAATCAATAATTATAAATCGTAAGTTAACGGATCACCCAATTGATAATTTGATTAAAAGTATTGAACAAGCAAATACAATTTTTGTCTTATTAGATGAAGACGACAACGTATTGTACATTAACGAAGCTGGGTTAAAATTCATAGGATTAAGTAGAGACGAAATAATCGGTAAAAAAAACGAAGAAATTATTAAAATAACAAAAACAAGCAATCATTTAATAGAAAAAAATGGAAAAACTTATCGTTTTTCATTGCAAGAGACAAATGCAGGTAAGGTACTTATAATAAACGATATAACAAGTGGTAATAAATCTTTCTCTTCAATTGATATATTGAGCAATCTATTTGATTCACTTTTCGACAATGTACCAGATGGGGTAGTGATAATAAAAGAAGATGGCACGATACTAAAGTGTAACAGACAATTTTTAGAAATGTTTGGATACTCCAAAGACGAAGTTATAGGAGAAATAATAGATAATCTAATAGTACCTGAGGATTTAAGCAATGAACCAAAATTACTGAGAGAACTCGTTAAAAATCAAAAAACACTTAGAGTTGAAACTATAAGAAAAAGAAAAGATGGAAAAAAGATAGAAGTAAGATTGACTGTTGCAAAAATAAAAAATAATAATACTAATAACAACGATAAAGCCGAAGATTTAATTTACGCTTTCTATACAGATATAACTTCAGAAAAGGAAGCATTAAACATTGTACGAAACACTCTCCAAAAAGACATGTTAACAGGTTTGTACACAAGGTCATATTTTCTGAGAAGACTTACAAGCTTAAGCGAATTCTCGTTAATAGGTGATCATCATGGAATAATACTTATAGATATAGACAATTTCAGCCAGATTAACATATTAAAAAATCACGCATTCGGTGATGAAATATTGAGACAAGTGGCATTAAGGATTAAAAATTCCCTAAGAGAGGGAGACATAATCTCACGACCTTATGCGGATGAATTTTGGATAATCATTGAAAAAGCAGGAAAGAATTACCAACAAGCAAGAGAAGTTATAAACAACATAGTTTCAAAAATATTCAATGAAATTTCTAAACCATACTATATCGACGGAGAAGTAATAGAACTCAAATTTTCATCTGGATTGCACGTATTTTCTATTATTGATAATGCCGATGAGGTTATGAGAAAAGCAAATCTTGCATTAAAACGTGCTAAATCTTCCAAAGATAAAATTATATTCTACAATATCCTAATAGACAATGAACTTCAAGAAAAATCAACAAAAGAACGCGATTTAAGAGAGGCTTTCCACAATCGTGAACTGAAAATTTTTCTACAACCAATTTGTAAATACGATAAAACCATCGTAGGAGCTGAAGCACTCCTTAGATGGGTTAAAAAAGATGGAAGTGTACTACCACCTATAGAATTTATCCAACTGCTTGAAGAAAACGGCATGATAGTTTCTGTTGGCGAAGAAATATTAAGACAGGTCTGCGAAGTTCTCTCGGAAAACAACGAACTTAAGTTTATAGATATAAATGTTAGCCCAGTACAGTTAAGAGATGAAAAAATGGCTGAAAGATTCTTTAATATAGTAAGTTCATATGAAATTGACCCGTCAAAAATCGTCATCGAAATAACAGAAAATATACTCATAGATATGAACGATATAGTAAAGAATAATATAGATAAACTTCTAAAGTATGGCTTTGAACTATGTATCGATGACTTTGGTACCGGTTATTCTTCATTGGCATATTTAACACTCTTACCACTTAAAAAGATAAAAATAGACAAGTCTTTCGTTTTTAGACTTCCAGATGATAGAAAATCTATTAAACTTCTAGAAGCTATATACAATATAGCTAAGGCTTTCCAACTAGAGGCCATACCGGAAGGTGTCGAGAACGAAAAACAACTCGAGATTCTTTCAATGATTGGATACAAATTATTCCAAGGATTTTTCTTTGGTAAACCTGTTCCAACCTATGAATTTTTGAAAAGATTAACAAAAGAGTAA